A stretch of the Glutamicibacter sp. JL.03c genome encodes the following:
- a CDS encoding FAD-binding oxidoreductase, protein MSNKQLAFLERLSEVLPEEAVIQDESVLSENSRDFGQLAEEPIRPVAVVVPTEVQQVQRVMSLATEFGVPVISRGAGTGVSGGVHVLGPAIVLNLSKMNRILDIRPDDEIAIVEPGVINHDLNTAVAKFGLMYAPDPASYKMSTLGGNVATNAGGLRCAKYGVTRESVLSLDVVLADGRLIRVGKNTFKGVAGYDLAALFTGSEGTLGIVVRAVLRLRYLPVDQRDMSLVFPSLEEAVHGVQLIARARIQPAILELVDHATMQILDEQYGTNLSASGGAMVLTRLDGYGALREEEAIRDVFAEHDVEVSPPGSNSATELIEMRRTSRGDTKDDAYRTGEDVAIPKSKMVEYVHRLQETAKQERVDMRMISHVGDGNLHPTFSVEPDDRDDPLGRLHRAVESSVRIALEMGGTITGEHGVGLIKKDWLPWEQSADVLELQRSIKGLLDPLNILNPGKGI, encoded by the coding sequence ATGTCTAATAAGCAACTGGCTTTTCTTGAACGCCTCAGTGAGGTTCTTCCCGAAGAAGCAGTAATCCAAGATGAATCAGTTCTATCGGAAAATTCAAGAGATTTTGGGCAGCTCGCCGAAGAGCCAATTCGTCCCGTCGCCGTCGTTGTACCGACCGAAGTGCAACAGGTTCAGCGGGTAATGAGTCTGGCTACCGAATTTGGCGTCCCAGTAATTAGTCGTGGAGCCGGAACAGGGGTATCGGGCGGTGTCCATGTTTTAGGCCCAGCTATTGTTCTGAACCTGAGCAAAATGAACCGGATCCTGGATATCCGTCCTGACGATGAAATAGCAATCGTGGAACCGGGCGTCATCAATCATGATTTGAATACGGCCGTCGCCAAATTCGGGTTGATGTACGCCCCGGATCCGGCTAGTTACAAGATGTCCACCCTTGGCGGGAACGTTGCAACTAATGCGGGTGGTCTGCGTTGTGCAAAATATGGCGTCACGCGTGAGTCAGTTCTGTCGCTGGATGTCGTTCTAGCCGATGGTCGTTTGATACGCGTTGGAAAGAACACGTTCAAGGGCGTAGCTGGTTACGATCTAGCGGCGCTATTTACAGGTTCTGAGGGAACTTTGGGGATTGTGGTGCGAGCTGTGCTTCGATTGCGTTACCTGCCTGTCGACCAGCGCGACATGTCATTAGTGTTCCCCTCTTTGGAAGAAGCAGTACACGGCGTGCAGCTCATCGCTAGAGCCAGGATCCAACCGGCAATTCTGGAACTCGTTGACCACGCAACCATGCAGATATTGGACGAGCAGTATGGAACAAATCTGTCTGCATCAGGTGGCGCGATGGTGTTAACCAGGCTCGATGGATATGGCGCGCTTCGTGAAGAGGAAGCGATCCGAGATGTATTTGCCGAACATGACGTCGAAGTAAGTCCTCCGGGAAGCAACAGCGCTACTGAACTAATTGAAATGAGACGTACGAGTAGAGGTGACACCAAGGACGATGCCTATAGGACGGGTGAGGATGTCGCGATTCCCAAGAGCAAGATGGTTGAGTACGTTCACCGGCTTCAAGAGACTGCCAAGCAAGAGCGAGTAGACATGCGAATGATTTCCCATGTTGGCGACGGCAATCTTCATCCAACTTTTTCTGTCGAACCTGATGATCGTGATGATCCATTGGGACGCTTGCATCGTGCGGTTGAGAGTTCAGTTCGAATTGCTTTGGAGATGGGAGGAACGATTACGGGCGAGCACGGTGTTGGACTAATCAAGAAGGATTGGCTGCCTTGGGAACAATCGGCTGATGTGCTTGAACTGCAACGGAGCATCAAAGGTCTATTGGATCCGCTGAATATTCTGAACCCAGGTAAAGGCATATAG